One genomic window of Elusimicrobiaceae bacterium includes the following:
- a CDS encoding glycosyltransferase family 2 protein, whose translation MPRSQLISIIIPVYNEQANIAALAAEIAAVAENSRLNCEAVWTDDGSSDDSYAEITAACRKYPFMRGIRFGRNCGQTAAIAAGISDSHGELIVLLDADGQNDPADIPALLRALDRDTDIVSGWRKTRRDNAITRTLPSRIANALISGITGVRLHDYGCTLKLYRARFLKELRLYGEMHRFMPALAGALGARIKEIEVNHRPRINGDSKYGLERTFKVLLDLATVKFMGRYLSNPIYLFGGTGLALGGLAAALAAVTLYKKYHLGIFVKDQPLFAVAIFLGIVSVQVLLLGLLSEVISRTYFEINSRAPYFVRERTQEPDHEKC comes from the coding sequence ATGCCTCGCAGCCAGCTGATCAGCATAATCATACCGGTTTACAACGAGCAGGCGAATATCGCCGCGCTTGCGGCTGAAATCGCGGCCGTGGCGGAGAACAGCCGCCTCAACTGCGAGGCGGTATGGACTGACGACGGCTCCTCCGACGATTCCTATGCCGAGATAACCGCCGCCTGCCGCAAGTATCCGTTCATGCGGGGCATCCGGTTCGGACGCAACTGCGGCCAGACCGCCGCGATAGCGGCCGGCATCAGCGACTCGCACGGTGAACTGATCGTATTGCTGGACGCCGACGGACAGAACGATCCCGCCGACATTCCGGCCCTGCTCCGCGCACTCGACCGGGACACCGATATCGTAAGCGGCTGGCGCAAAACCCGCCGCGACAACGCCATAACCCGCACCCTGCCCAGCCGCATAGCCAACGCGCTCATTTCCGGCATAACCGGCGTGCGCCTGCACGACTACGGCTGCACCCTGAAGCTTTACCGGGCGCGCTTTTTAAAAGAACTGCGGCTCTACGGCGAAATGCACCGGTTCATGCCCGCGCTCGCAGGGGCGCTGGGCGCCCGCATCAAGGAAATCGAAGTCAACCACCGACCCCGCATAAACGGCGACTCTAAATACGGTCTTGAGCGCACTTTTAAAGTGCTGCTTGATCTGGCGACGGTGAAATTCATGGGCCGGTATCTGAGCAACCCGATTTACCTGTTCGGCGGCACGGGGCTCGCGCTGGGCGGGCTGGCGGCGGCGCTCGCTGCGGTGACTCTTTATAAAAAATATCACCTCGGCATTTTCGTTAAGGACCAGCCGCTTTTCGCCGTGGCGATTTTTCTGGGCATCGTAAGCGTGCAGGTGCTACTTCTGGGGCTGTTGTCGGAGGTAATCAGCAGAACCTATTTCGAGATCAACTCGCGCGCGCCTTACTTTGTGCGGGAGCGCACACAGGAGCCTGACCATGAGAAATGTTGA
- a CDS encoding glycosyltransferase family 4 protein, whose protein sequence is MPDHKKRIKVFHLITKLELGGAQANTIYTVRNLDHARFETHLLCGTGGMLDEEVRRSGIRVHFFRFLRREINPLGDLLCLISLWWFLLCKRPQILHTHSSKAGILGRIAGKLAGVPVIVHTFHGFGFNSTQPKRAEEFFQSLERRCARYADKLIFVSKTNMALAEQLQIGTKEQRRLIRSGIRLSGYPPKNVNETALREELGIPEDWPIVVSVGNLKPQKNPLDFVTVAYNVLNVCPEAVFLYLGDGPLRPEVEAAIAELKIADRCLFPGWRRDVGQILSFSSLFILTSLWEGLPRSLVQAVKSGLPCVAYMTDGVTDIIHHEKNGFLVRQNDTKMMSYTLIHLLKNDDLRAEIAFAANETDLSDFDIDFMVRQQEELYAHLLLSK, encoded by the coding sequence ATGCCAGACCATAAAAAACGAATAAAAGTTTTTCACCTGATAACCAAACTCGAGCTCGGCGGCGCGCAGGCCAACACAATCTACACCGTCCGGAATCTGGATCATGCCCGGTTTGAAACGCATCTGCTGTGCGGAACGGGCGGAATGCTGGATGAAGAAGTGCGGCGCAGCGGGATCAGGGTTCACTTTTTCCGTTTTCTCAGACGGGAAATAAATCCGCTGGGCGATTTGCTCTGTCTGATCTCGCTGTGGTGGTTTCTGTTATGCAAGCGGCCCCAGATACTTCACACGCATTCGTCAAAAGCGGGAATTCTTGGCCGCATCGCCGGAAAACTGGCGGGCGTGCCGGTTATAGTTCATACCTTTCACGGGTTCGGGTTCAACAGCACCCAGCCAAAACGGGCTGAGGAATTTTTCCAGAGCCTGGAGCGCAGATGCGCGCGCTATGCCGACAAACTGATTTTCGTTTCAAAAACCAATATGGCGCTGGCGGAACAATTGCAGATCGGCACGAAGGAGCAGCGCCGGCTGATACGAAGCGGCATAAGACTGTCGGGCTATCCGCCAAAAAACGTCAACGAAACAGCGCTGCGGGAAGAGCTGGGCATTCCTGAAGACTGGCCCATAGTCGTCAGCGTGGGCAACCTCAAACCCCAGAAAAATCCGCTTGATTTCGTGACGGTGGCGTACAATGTTCTCAACGTCTGCCCGGAAGCGGTGTTTCTGTATCTGGGTGACGGGCCGCTCCGGCCGGAAGTGGAAGCCGCCATAGCCGAACTTAAAATCGCGGACCGGTGCTTGTTCCCGGGCTGGCGCAGGGATGTGGGACAGATTTTATCGTTTTCTTCGCTTTTCATTCTCACTTCGCTATGGGAAGGCCTGCCGCGCAGTCTGGTGCAGGCGGTTAAAAGCGGACTGCCCTGCGTCGCCTATATGACCGATGGAGTGACCGATATCATCCATCATGAAAAGAATGGATTTCTGGTGCGTCAGAACGACACGAAAATGATGTCCTATACGCTTATCCACCTGCTCAAGAACGACGACCTGCGGGCCGAAATCGCGTTCGCGGCGAACGAAACCGACCTGTCGGATTTCGACATTGATTTCATGGTGCGGCAGCAGGAGGAGCTTTACGCGCATCTGCTGCTTTCAAAGTGA
- a CDS encoding SpoIID/LytB domain-containing protein, translating into MVYFRGRRYAFDVGILAVFFAAGFALAQEPATQPAGPEIIAATSRSELRLPPDDAAEEPVPLAGEQPPVSETEYYGSDALAAAAKACAAGRGAECMERYQKIAASSSTQEVFLALKNLAFIHYFNGEVKTALDYFDKASGLKANDPVIGLFRGWAYLSAGKNRQAVEAFQRAVSMADAPAVTSDSRIGEALALFFDRKFKDADKKLKAVYSTDPYTISFSAYMLGLLNVERGEEPSAEIYFEQALKHDSMNYSAAFELYKLYSKTGNYLRTWQTYSTLASLEPDAPEVGPTLARLNKKLDGNAARYFPRTRAGSPLNGFFRNTPSAPLNAALYADSNGTPARLLQLNFIAASSFAVCDLAAGPISRGKRGDNWTIHFNAKTREVAVLNNWGNVEYLSSQPFRLEPETRGAGILVKDAEAPGPLGQMLDDKELRGALTVIPDSAGFILVNNTTVEDFLPGAMMPLRFGMREPEALKALAVAIRTQITEAVRTSTGTLYNFCDSKACLLYGGINTEIQAAVQAVSATAGEVLDTTAPAGAFEACGGATEYGARDSGSTTVLPPGPAQLVQRILALPPADLLCAPRWATEWAADKWTVLIDADAVNARFKRLYKTRPVTAVSPLGWTRRGSVTAVEVKSRDKSFTLTPQEFNRLLAAGTLRSDFYYVIPIYDGSSIAYFLVRGIGTGSGRGLCAKGAQKAAESGYDYRTILKHYFPGTEIKS; encoded by the coding sequence ATGGTGTACTTTAGAGGAAGGCGTTATGCGTTTGACGTCGGAATTCTCGCGGTTTTTTTTGCCGCAGGTTTCGCTTTAGCGCAGGAACCGGCCACCCAACCCGCCGGACCGGAAATTATTGCCGCCACCTCCCGCAGCGAACTCCGTCTGCCGCCTGATGATGCCGCGGAAGAGCCGGTTCCGCTCGCTGGCGAGCAGCCCCCGGTTTCCGAAACGGAATATTACGGATCGGACGCGCTTGCCGCCGCAGCCAAAGCCTGCGCCGCCGGACGCGGCGCGGAATGTATGGAGCGCTACCAGAAAATCGCGGCTTCGTCCAGCACGCAGGAAGTCTTTCTCGCACTAAAAAACCTTGCGTTTATACACTATTTCAACGGCGAGGTCAAAACCGCGCTGGATTACTTTGACAAAGCGTCCGGACTCAAAGCTAACGACCCTGTGATAGGGCTGTTCCGGGGCTGGGCATATCTGTCCGCGGGCAAAAACCGTCAGGCGGTTGAAGCGTTTCAGCGGGCGGTTTCCATGGCGGACGCGCCAGCCGTCACGTCGGACTCGCGCATTGGAGAGGCGCTGGCCCTGTTCTTCGACCGGAAATTCAAGGACGCGGACAAGAAACTCAAAGCCGTTTATTCTACCGATCCTTACACCATTTCATTCTCCGCTTATATGCTGGGCCTCCTCAATGTGGAGCGGGGGGAGGAACCGTCCGCCGAAATCTATTTCGAGCAGGCGCTCAAGCATGATTCGATGAATTACAGCGCGGCATTTGAACTCTACAAGCTATATTCGAAAACGGGCAACTATCTGCGCACCTGGCAAACGTATTCGACACTTGCCTCGCTCGAACCGGATGCGCCTGAAGTGGGGCCGACTCTCGCCAGACTCAACAAAAAGCTGGACGGCAATGCCGCGCGCTATTTCCCGCGCACCCGAGCCGGCTCGCCGCTAAACGGATTTTTTCGCAATACTCCTTCCGCGCCGTTAAACGCCGCACTGTATGCCGACAGCAACGGCACGCCGGCGCGGCTTTTGCAGCTGAATTTCATTGCCGCCTCCAGCTTCGCGGTCTGCGACCTGGCCGCCGGCCCTATCAGCCGGGGAAAACGCGGGGATAACTGGACAATCCATTTCAACGCCAAAACCCGCGAAGTGGCAGTTCTGAACAACTGGGGGAATGTGGAATATCTGTCCAGCCAGCCGTTCCGGCTGGAGCCGGAAACCCGCGGCGCGGGCATTCTGGTCAAAGACGCGGAAGCTCCTGGTCCGCTCGGACAAATGCTTGATGACAAGGAACTGCGCGGCGCATTGACTGTCATCCCTGATTCAGCCGGCTTTATTCTGGTCAACAACACGACTGTGGAGGACTTCCTGCCGGGCGCAATGATGCCTTTGCGGTTCGGCATGCGCGAGCCGGAAGCGTTAAAAGCGCTGGCTGTGGCGATCCGCACCCAAATAACCGAAGCCGTGCGGACAAGCACCGGCACGCTGTATAATTTCTGCGATTCAAAAGCCTGTCTGCTGTATGGCGGAATAAACACCGAAATACAGGCGGCGGTGCAGGCAGTCTCCGCAACCGCGGGCGAAGTGCTTGACACCACCGCGCCAGCCGGCGCGTTCGAAGCGTGCGGCGGAGCCACGGAATATGGCGCGCGCGATTCCGGCTCGACAACGGTTTTGCCGCCCGGTCCCGCGCAGCTTGTGCAGCGCATACTCGCGCTTCCGCCCGCCGACCTGCTGTGCGCTCCGCGCTGGGCGACCGAATGGGCCGCCGACAAATGGACCGTGCTGATAGACGCGGACGCCGTAAACGCCCGCTTCAAGCGGCTTTACAAAACACGGCCCGTCACCGCGGTATCCCCGCTGGGCTGGACCCGGCGCGGTTCCGTAACAGCCGTGGAGGTTAAAAGCCGGGACAAAAGTTTTACGTTAACCCCGCAGGAATTCAACCGGCTGCTCGCAGCGGGCACCCTGCGGTCGGATTTTTATTACGTCATCCCGATTTACGACGGCAGTTCAATCGCTTATTTTCTGGTGCGCGGCATTGGCACCGGCTCCGGCCGGGGGCTGTGCGCGAAAGGAGCGCAGAAAGCCGCCGAATCCGGCTATGACTACAGAACCATTCTGAAACATTATTTTCCAGGCACGGAAATAAAATCATAG